In Brachyhypopomus gauderio isolate BG-103 chromosome 2, BGAUD_0.2, whole genome shotgun sequence, the DNA window CAGACACAAGAACCGAGCCCAGTGGACCAGAGCAAACCCACGTATGTCGCTTTCACTCCCAAAAGCTTTCCCGGATGTTGGGCCAACCTCAGGCCGGTGCTGTGTCGACCAAGCAGGTCCGCTTTACTGTAAGCAGCATCTCCAGAGACCCTGGTTTTACCACATTAAATTAGGACTGGTAATTGGTGATCAGTTGTGATTGAGGTTTGGATTAACACTGCTTAGTCCCATGCAAGAACTGTCTTAAATGTTCTACCTCCGTGTTATTGCAGGGTGTGTCTGAGCCAGAGGACTTCTTGATTGAAGTGTCTCCAGGGACATACGCCATCACAGCAACCATGCAAGACACAGGTCCACAGACCAAAGTGGTTCGCATCAATGCAGGAGAGAGCACACAACTCACATTTAACCTCTGACCTTGTCAGGGTTTGGCAGTGTGTCATTCTGATTCCAGTTGCTGGGTTAGTGAATGGGCAGACCTGTACCAGCCACTCTGTTTTATCTGCACAAAGATTGCCATAAAGTTGAAAATAACTGTGATACTGTTGGAGCACTTCTTAGATGTGCCTTACTGTAGTTTCTGTAGGTACATCTACTAATACTCAGGgaatttttatcaatattttaAAAAGCTATATCAATAATGAGTTATAAGGACCATTAGATTCATATGTAATGCCTTTATGTAATTGCATCTACTGTAATtccaagttttatttataaagaaataaacacattttatttttatatttttatatcacAGTAATGTTTGTGAAAGTCTCTTATCAGTATG includes these proteins:
- the akip1 gene encoding A-kinase-interacting protein 1 isoform X1; the encoded protein is MPKSSLESSLRRSSKLGREVLERAKRRSVDWSSSRFSKKSNAERKHYETQEDPAVHAGLDHAFTKIVEYMSETTNQCKMFYSSDTRTEPSGPEQTHVCRFHSQKLSRMLGQPQAGAVSTKQVRFTGVSEPEDFLIEVSPGTYAITATMQDTGPQTKVVRINAGESTQLTFNL
- the akip1 gene encoding A-kinase-interacting protein 1 isoform X2, whose protein sequence is MPKSSLESSLRRSSKLGREVLERAKRRSVDWSSSRFSKKSNAERKHYETQEDPAVHAGLDHAFTKIVEYMSETTNQCKMFYSSDTRTEPSGPEQTHVCRFHSQKLSRMLGQPQAGAVSTKQGVSEPEDFLIEVSPGTYAITATMQDTGPQTKVVRINAGESTQLTFNL